In the Pelagicoccus albus genome, ATCGTAAGCGCGGACAAGGACTTCGCCCAAACGGTTACGGATCGAATCCATCTGCTTTTGCCGCCTCCAACCGCGAACCCACGTTTGGGCTGGAGGAATCTCGATCCCGAGGGAGTGGAGGCCAAGTGGGGAGTGCCGCCTTCCAAGATGATCGATTACCTTTCCCTCATTGGAGATGTCTCGGATAATATCCCAGGAGTTCCCGGCTGCGGTCCCAAGACTGCGGTGAAGTGGCTGCTCGAATACGGAGACGTGGACGGAATTTTGGCTAACTCAGAGCAGATCAAGCCGCCACGTTTCAGAGAATTGCTACCGACTCTGGAAGATCGCTTGTCGATCAATCGCCGGATTATCGGTTTCAATCTCAGCCATCACGAGGGAATTGAGTTGGACACCGGCAAGCTCGATCTCGATGGGCTGTGCAAGATACTGGAAGAGATGGAAATGAAAAGCCACCATGCGGAGGCGTTGAAGCGCTATTCGCAGGGCGAACTTTTCTAGTCGTCTCCGGCCGGCGTAGTTAAAGTTGGCCGGAAAGTGAACTCGGCGAGTAGTCCGCGAGATAGGCGGACATCTGGTCGACCGTGGTCTTAGCGGTCAGCACAAACAAGTGGTCATCTTGCTTCCATTTGCTGATAGCCCAGTCCTCATTGGCCTGCTCGTATCCGATTATTTCCGACGCCTCGAAATTGGGGAAATCTTCCTCCGAACCGATAAAGAGGTGATAGACGGTATCGGCATTAAAGCACATGATGGCGACCTTGTTCTCTGCCCACTCCAGAGGACGGCAGCCCACTCCTTCTAGCTCCAGAAGTTTTGGAGGCAGCTGTTGGGGGAGGGAAAATCCGCTCGCGGCGAGCCAGTTCTTAAGGTTGCCCGTATCCCGATCCATGTAGGAGAGGCGAGGGCCATCGACCGAATAGTTGAAGGCACGCTGAGCTAGCGGACCCTGATAGTCGTCGCTTCGGTCTATCCCGTATTTGAAGAAAAGGGTGAATGCCATGGCAACTGCGGCCGCCATGGAGAGCCATTTGCTGGTCTGGATGAACCGAAGCCGCTTCCTCTGGCGGTCGGCCATGCTGAGCTTGAGCGCGGATTGCAGGTCGGCAGGCACGGGGACGCTCTTCAAGGAGGCGCTCAATTTTTGGTCCGAAGATTTCTGCTCTTCCCACCAGGCGGATAGCTCCGAATCATTTTCGGTCAGCTTTTTGGCAGCTTCGAATTTTTCGTCATCGTCCGGCTCGTGGCCGAGCGTGTAGCTGCTCAGGATCAATTTCGCTTCCTGCTTATCCATTTGAAGTGTTCCGGTTGGTTTTGGAGAATTGGACGAGGTTCTCTTTCTCTTTAGGCTGGGAAAGGTGGCTTCTTAGCATGTCTTTACCTCTTGCCAGACGCGACATGACAGTCCCGATTGGTATTTGGAGTATGGATGCGATTTCCTTGTAGGAGTAGGATTCTAGATAATAGAGGGAAACGACTTGTCGGTATCCGTCTTTCAAGGCGAGGAGCCCTTCCATGACATCTTGAGCCTCGCTGGCACGGATTTGCGGGCTTTCCTCTTCCATTTCAATCTCTACCGGGGCGCTTTCCTCCCAGGAGTCGAAACGCGAGCCGCGTTTGGCGATACGTAGAAATTCGCGGTAAAGGGTCGTGTACAGCCAGGATTTAATGGCCGCTGCGGAGCGGATCGAGGAACGCTTCTTGGCGAGCCGCAGGAAGGCCTCTTGAGTTAGGTCCCAGGCATCGTCGGCCGACCGGGTCAAACTCATGGCGAACCGGTAGAGATTTTGGTAATGATCGTCTACGATCGTTTGAAGTTCAGACGACATCTTGGTTAGGTTTGGCGATAAGGTTAGGTAGGACCATCGCTTTGTAAGAGCGTGCGAGCTTTAATTTATTCCCGTTTTTTAGCGAGGTCGAAAATTTGGCTTAGTTGGGGGACTGTTTTTATTCGATTGCTTAGGCAGGCTCTGGCGTTATCAGGCTTTGAAAATGAGCAAGGCCCCGATTCAGATCGTAGACATTGTACTTCCACTCGAGCAGTCGGAGGACGTGGAAACGTGGAAGAAAAAGGCGGCCCGAAAGCTCAAGATCCACCCTAAGTCGATACAGGACATTCGCTTGCGGAAGCACTCCATCGATGCCCGCAAGTCTCCGGTCAAAATCCAATTGCGATTGGAGCTCTCCACGCACGGGCCTTTGCCTTCGGATCCGGTGTTGAAGCCGGACTACAAGCCGGTCGCCCTTGGAGCGCGAAAGCTTGTCATTGTGGGAAGCGGCCCTGCAGGATTGTTTGCCGCATTGCGTTCCATCGAGCTTGGATGGAAGCCGATTGTTCTGGAGCGCGGAAAAGACGCGATTTCGAGGCGCTTTGACTTGGCTCCCATTTTGAGAGAGGGGCGCGTTATCGAGGATTCCAACTATTGCTTTGGTGAAGGAGGTGCTGGGACGTTTTCTGACGGCAAGTTGTACACGCGAGCCACCAAAAGAGGACCTGTTCGCTTTGTTTACGAAACACTTGTTTCGCATGGAGCTCCGCCGCGAATTTTGACCGATGCCCATCCACATATCGGATCAAACCTGTTGCCCAACGTGGTGCGAGCGATGCGGGAGTCCATCTTGGGAGCTGGCGGCGAGGTGCATTTCGAAACTAGGGTAGAGGGGCTAATCCGGTCAGGCGATGGGAAGCGTCTTGTCGGAGCGGTTTCGCACGACGGACGGGAGTTCGTGGGCGAGTCATTGATATTGGCCACGGGACATAGCGCTCGGGATATTTACCGCTTGCTGCACGCCGAAAAGGTTCGCTTGGAGCAAAAGCCGTTTGCGGTAGGAGTGAGAATTGAGCACCCGCAGCCGCTGATCGACAGTATCCAATACCATTACGAGCGAGGAACGGAGCGTCCCAGGATTTTGCCTGCTGCCAAATACCGTCTAGCTACCAAGATTGAAGATCGGGGCGTACACTCGTTTTGCATGTGTCCGGGTGGCTTTATCGTTCCGGCCGCGACTGAAAACGATGAGGTAGTCGTGAACGGGATGTCTCTCGCTCGTCGCGATTCTCCTTTTGCGAACTCTGGATTGGTGGTTACGGTTGAACCGGAAGATACCAAGGAGTTTGAAGCAGAGCATGGCATATTGGCAGGCCTCGCATTTCAGAAGAACCTAGAGCGAGTCGCCTCTGTATCGGGTGGGGGAATACAGAAAGCTCCCGCCCAGCGAGTTACGGATTTCCTTAAAGGCAAGCTATCTAGCGACCTGCCGAAAAGCAGCTATTTCCCGGGCTTAACCAGTTGCAGACTCGACGAGCTGATGCCGGAGTTCATCACCTGGCGCATGCGGGAAGGGCTCGAGCAGTTTGGTAAGTCTATGAAAGGTTACATAACCGACGAATGCAGTTTGATCGGTTTTGAAACGCGTACTAGTTCACCGGTGCGTATCCCGAGAGACGAGGACTCCTTGCAGCATCCTGATCTGCCCGGTTTGTATCCGTGCGGTGAGGGTGCTGGCTATGCTGGCGGTATTGTATCCGCCGCTCTGGATGGCGTGCGTTGTGCGGAGGCAGCCTGTTCCGTACCCGCCTAATCCGTATTCGCTCATGTCCTACGCCCAACAAGTCAAAAGCCTGCCTTGGACCCGTGGAGTCAAGGTGCTGGAGTGCGACTTGAATGGAGTTGTGGCGGTCGAAAAGCCGGCTGGTACCTTGTCTCACCCAAATCGAAAAGGGGATAAGGGACGGGCATTGCTTGACGCCGGCTATGACGAAAAACAACAAGCGTACTTGATCGGTGGAGACGAAGAAAACGCATTGGTTTATCTTCTGAATCGATTGGATTCTGCCACTTCGGGAGTCGTGTTGCTATCGCTGAACAAACCTGCAGCAGACTCGGTTTTGGACGCATTCAAGCAAAAGAAGGTGAAGAAAATCTACCAAGCTTTGGTCTTTGGGTTCCGTCCGGGTGGCTCACCTGTCTGGAGAGATAAACTTAGCGTGCGCAAGGCAGAGGGAGGAGTGAGAGCTGGGGTCGGCGGAGGTCTCCATGCTGAGACAAAACTCGTTAAAGCGGAGGGCTTCCCTGGCCCGCTGGCTGTGAGCCGATTAACTCTCATGCCTGTCACGGGACGGACTCACCAGCTTCGCATCCAGACTTCCAAGCGAAATATGCCAATTGTCGGGGACCGTACCTATGGTGACTTCTCTAGGAATAAGGTCGCGGCTAAGAATGGCCTGAAAAGGCTTTGTCTCCATTGCGTAAAGACTGAGTTTGAGTACAAGTTAGCCCACCGCTTTTTTCGATTTTCAGCCCAGTCTAAATGCCCGTTCTAAGAGTATTAGCTCTCGTTTTAGGTTGTGCTAAAATCGGTGTATCCCTTGTTTTTATAACCCCTGATCACTCAGTCATTTCCGAAAGAATATAGCTTCGTTTTGGTCTTATAGCATTCTCTGTGGACCCGAAACAAACACGAGAAGGCATTCGAAAACCTGCTCCTTTTCTCGGGATTAATCCTATTGACAAGGCATCGTTTCGCTCCCAATACGTTAAATCTACCTCACTGACTACCCCTGCCTGATTGTGTTTTGGTTTCTGCTATACCCCAAAAACAAACACGTGTGTGGTTTTCAGTTTTCCGAACAAACCCATACTCAATAATGTCATTCTACCAAGAATCTACCCTATGCGTGGCCTTAGGTCGCGCCTCGCGGGCGGCGCTTCGCTATATCCCGCTTTTTATGCTCTCGTTGGCTATGCTGGCGACGGGCTATGCCCAAACTGAAGGCTCTATTAACGGTAAGGTACGGAACGCTTCTACGGGGCGTCTTGTATCCAATGCCAAAGTTACTATCGAAGAAAGCGGTCGCAGCACAACTACCGACGAATACGGTGTCTATCGTTTCTCTGGAGTAGCCTCTGGAGAATACACCCTGAAGGCAACGTTCCAAGGCATGCACTCTCGAACTGTATCCGTGACGGTGGATACTGGTATTAGCAGTGCAGGTGAGATCAGCCTCGTGCCAAACATCATCGACGAGGACCTTAGCGATGAAGAGATCTTCGAGCTGGATGCCTTCGAGGTCGATGGTAGTCAGAACTACGATGCCAATGCCATGGCTCTCAATGAGCAGCGAAATTCCGAAAACCTCATATCGGTTCAGCATGCGGAAGCATTCGGTGAAATAGCGGAAGGCAATATCGGTGAGTACTTGAAGAACTTGCCAGGTGTTTCCGTGAACTATGTCGCTGCCGACGTGCGTGCTATCAAGATGCGTGGCATGAGCCCTGCCTTCACGCAAGTGACAGTAGACGGTTCTCAGATGGCGAGTGCGGGATCGGGTAATGCGATCCGTTCCTTCGAACTTGAACAGGTGTCTTTGGCTAACGTTGAGCACTTGGAAGTATCCAAGCTACCACGACCAGACATGTCCGCAAACTCGATCGGTGGTTCCGTGAACTTGGTCAGTAAGAACGCTTTCGCTCTTGGTAAGCAGTTCAACTACAAGGTATCGCTCAATATGAACAGCGAGTACTCCAGCCTCAGTAAGTCACCAGGCTGGCCTAGCGATGTTGAACGTTCTAAGGTGCTGCCTAACTACGAGTTGAATTACTCCGACGTGTTCATGGATGACCGTCTCGGTATCGCTTTGACCTACAAGCAGTCAAACATGGCAAACCCGCAGCAACGCTTCCGCTGGAGAGATTGGCAGGAAAAGCCAAACGATGGAAACGGCGATGTCGACGATATCTACTACACTCGTTTGCAGTTGCAGGACGGGCCTAAGAAAACGACTCGTGAGTCCTTTTCCGCCAACATAGACTATAAGGTAAACGAGAACTCCATGTTCAGCCTCAAGGGCCAATTGAACTTCTACGATTCCACATTTATAAACCGTAATACTGACTGGGGTATCGGAGATTTGGATGCGGATGAGATGCCAGATGGTTACGTCGGTTCCACCGATGACTTGAGCGATCTGACCTATACCTTTGGTGAATCGAATCGCATTTCTCACGGTGCGTCTTATCGCGGAAAGTACGGTAACACCTATCATATCGATGCGAACATGAAGCAGCATCTGGGTGATTGGACCATCGACTATGGATACAGCGTATCCGAAGCAACCAATCACTACCGCACTAATGCACGCGGTTTCATGCTCTACGAATTGGCGGAGCGCATTGATAATGAGTATGCTGAGTTTGTGATGGAAAACGGAGGCATCGCAGCTTGGAACAACTTCACTATCTATGATTCAGATATGAATGTTATCGCCAACCGTGGTCGTGACTATGCCAATACCGAGTTGCGTCGTGTCGAGGACCGACCAAAGGACTCCGTGGATATCATTTCTGGACTTCGTGCAAACGCTCGCAAGGATTTCACCTTGGGTGATACTCAAGGTTACTTCCAGTTTGGCGTACGCACCTCTCGCCAGCACCGTGAAGCGGCCGAGTTCAGACTTCGCTACAGCTACAATGGTTACAACGTCGATGGTGAGCAGCTCTGGATGGACCAATTTGTGGATAATGTATTCACAAACCAATCGCTTGGTTTCGGCTACGAAGGCTTTGATTGGCCAAGCGGTAGCCAGATTCATGACTACTTCCATGCAAATTCAGACCAGTTTACTTTCGAAGAAAGCACTGCGGTAAACCACACGATTACCCGTTGGTACGAGTTCGACGAAGATATCGATGCCGCCTACGCGATGGTAAGCTTCAAGTTGTTTGACGACAGAATGTCTATTCTCACTGGTGCACGTTACGAAGATACCAGCGTGAACGGTCTGTTGCCTGTCCGTGGAAGTGCCAACAACTACGTTAATTCGTCAATCGATTACTACTACGAGACGACAGAGGCGACTGATGGTTACGATGGTTTCCATCCTAGTTTGCACATCAAATACGATGTGAACGATAAGCTTCTACTCCGTTTCAGCTATGCGAACACCATTGGCCGCCCAGAGTTCAGCTCCATGTTTGGCGCGACTAGTTTCAACGCGCCGTCATACCTAAATTCCGATACTTTCGAGCCAAACGATCCGGATAGCGTAATGGGATCCGTTTCCGTTAAGAACCCTGGTTTGCTGCCTCGTGAATCAGATAACATAGATATCACTGCTGAGTATTACTACGACGATACCGGTCTCTTCTCCGTGTCACTTTTTCAAAACGACATGAAGAACTTCATCCAGACCGTTTCGCGTGAAATGACAGCTGAGGACGTTACGAAGTGGGGCTTGCCGGACTTTGTTTATGGACGCAACGCGGTCACGCAATCCGATGTCGATACATACGGGTTGGATGAGGAAGATCTCAACGGCACATTCGATTATATGATCTCGGTGGCCACTAACGTAGCGGAGGCGAAAATCCAAGGGGTGGAAATTAATTGGAAGCAAGACCTCGATATCTTCGGAGATTTCTTCAAGGGCTCTAGCATCTACGCCAATGGAACCTTCCTCTCCACCAACGCGGAAGTAGGTGAGGCAGACGACACTCCATATGCCAACGACTTCAATGACTTCGCTAAGAAGACGGTTAACTATGGCTACCTCTTCGAAAAGGGGCCATGGGACTTCAAGCTACGTTGGAATATCCGCGGTGACGAAATCATGGGATCGCGCAACTTCACTGTTAATGGAGTACAGCAGTCTGCGGG is a window encoding:
- a CDS encoding NAD(P)/FAD-dependent oxidoreductase, with the protein product MSKAPIQIVDIVLPLEQSEDVETWKKKAARKLKIHPKSIQDIRLRKHSIDARKSPVKIQLRLELSTHGPLPSDPVLKPDYKPVALGARKLVIVGSGPAGLFAALRSIELGWKPIVLERGKDAISRRFDLAPILREGRVIEDSNYCFGEGGAGTFSDGKLYTRATKRGPVRFVYETLVSHGAPPRILTDAHPHIGSNLLPNVVRAMRESILGAGGEVHFETRVEGLIRSGDGKRLVGAVSHDGREFVGESLILATGHSARDIYRLLHAEKVRLEQKPFAVGVRIEHPQPLIDSIQYHYERGTERPRILPAAKYRLATKIEDRGVHSFCMCPGGFIVPAATENDEVVVNGMSLARRDSPFANSGLVVTVEPEDTKEFEAEHGILAGLAFQKNLERVASVSGGGIQKAPAQRVTDFLKGKLSSDLPKSSYFPGLTSCRLDELMPEFITWRMREGLEQFGKSMKGYITDECSLIGFETRTSSPVRIPRDEDSLQHPDLPGLYPCGEGAGYAGGIVSAALDGVRCAEAACSVPA
- a CDS encoding 5'-3' exonuclease, whose amino-acid sequence is MAKYLLVDGFNMAFRAFYAVKELSRSDGFPTNALYGWVRSMWKLMDDQKPDYVTVFFDLGGAQEKLELLPEYKANRAEAPEGFEQQVPIIKDLTRAMGFGLVELNGVESDDLLAAYATRLVAADSTAEVKIVSADKDFAQTVTDRIHLLLPPPTANPRLGWRNLDPEGVEAKWGVPPSKMIDYLSLIGDVSDNIPGVPGCGPKTAVKWLLEYGDVDGILANSEQIKPPRFRELLPTLEDRLSINRRIIGFNLSHHEGIELDTGKLDLDGLCKILEEMEMKSHHAEALKRYSQGELF
- a CDS encoding RNA polymerase sigma factor; translated protein: MSSELQTIVDDHYQNLYRFAMSLTRSADDAWDLTQEAFLRLAKKRSSIRSAAAIKSWLYTTLYREFLRIAKRGSRFDSWEESAPVEIEMEEESPQIRASEAQDVMEGLLALKDGYRQVVSLYYLESYSYKEIASILQIPIGTVMSRLARGKDMLRSHLSQPKEKENLVQFSKTNRNTSNG
- a CDS encoding DUF3379 family protein, with the translated sequence MDKQEAKLILSSYTLGHEPDDDEKFEAAKKLTENDSELSAWWEEQKSSDQKLSASLKSVPVPADLQSALKLSMADRQRKRLRFIQTSKWLSMAAAVAMAFTLFFKYGIDRSDDYQGPLAQRAFNYSVDGPRLSYMDRDTGNLKNWLAASGFSLPQQLPPKLLELEGVGCRPLEWAENKVAIMCFNADTVYHLFIGSEEDFPNFEASEIIGYEQANEDWAISKWKQDDHLFVLTAKTTVDQMSAYLADYSPSSLSGQL
- a CDS encoding pseudouridine synthase family protein; translation: MSYAQQVKSLPWTRGVKVLECDLNGVVAVEKPAGTLSHPNRKGDKGRALLDAGYDEKQQAYLIGGDEENALVYLLNRLDSATSGVVLLSLNKPAADSVLDAFKQKKVKKIYQALVFGFRPGGSPVWRDKLSVRKAEGGVRAGVGGGLHAETKLVKAEGFPGPLAVSRLTLMPVTGRTHQLRIQTSKRNMPIVGDRTYGDFSRNKVAAKNGLKRLCLHCVKTEFEYKLAHRFFRFSAQSKCPF
- a CDS encoding TonB-dependent receptor, coding for MSFYQESTLCVALGRASRAALRYIPLFMLSLAMLATGYAQTEGSINGKVRNASTGRLVSNAKVTIEESGRSTTTDEYGVYRFSGVASGEYTLKATFQGMHSRTVSVTVDTGISSAGEISLVPNIIDEDLSDEEIFELDAFEVDGSQNYDANAMALNEQRNSENLISVQHAEAFGEIAEGNIGEYLKNLPGVSVNYVAADVRAIKMRGMSPAFTQVTVDGSQMASAGSGNAIRSFELEQVSLANVEHLEVSKLPRPDMSANSIGGSVNLVSKNAFALGKQFNYKVSLNMNSEYSSLSKSPGWPSDVERSKVLPNYELNYSDVFMDDRLGIALTYKQSNMANPQQRFRWRDWQEKPNDGNGDVDDIYYTRLQLQDGPKKTTRESFSANIDYKVNENSMFSLKGQLNFYDSTFINRNTDWGIGDLDADEMPDGYVGSTDDLSDLTYTFGESNRISHGASYRGKYGNTYHIDANMKQHLGDWTIDYGYSVSEATNHYRTNARGFMLYELAERIDNEYAEFVMENGGIAAWNNFTIYDSDMNVIANRGRDYANTELRRVEDRPKDSVDIISGLRANARKDFTLGDTQGYFQFGVRTSRQHREAAEFRLRYSYNGYNVDGEQLWMDQFVDNVFTNQSLGFGYEGFDWPSGSQIHDYFHANSDQFTFEESTAVNHTITRWYEFDEDIDAAYAMVSFKLFDDRMSILTGARYEDTSVNGLLPVRGSANNYVNSSIDYYYETTEATDGYDGFHPSLHIKYDVNDKLLLRFSYANTIGRPEFSSMFGATSFNAPSYLNSDTFEPNDPDSVMGSVSVKNPGLLPRESDNIDITAEYYYDDTGLFSVSLFQNDMKNFIQTVSREMTAEDVTKWGLPDFVYGRNAVTQSDVDTYGLDEEDLNGTFDYMISVATNVAEAKIQGVEINWKQDLDIFGDFFKGSSIYANGTFLSTNAEVGEADDTPYANDFNDFAKKTVNYGYLFEKGPWDFKLRWNIRGDEIMGSRNFTVNGVQQSAGRFRWERTSIDADFGYKFSERLSFFANARGINNAPFREGFYIKNAAGERQKVLEKEERFGIQYLFGVKGSF